The sequence GAAAAATGAACATATAGCGGGCTGGCTTTTTGTTGCGCCGATGTTGATCGGCGTCTTTATGTTCGTGTTGCTGCCGATTGCGGCAACATTTGTATTAAGTATGACGGATTGGAAATTTGTGCAGAGCATGGATCAGCTTAAGTGGGTTGGTTTCGGGAATTTTACTGAATTGATGAGTGACCGTGTTTTTTTAAAGTCACTGTTAAACAATGGGATTTTTTTATTGACAGTCCCTATTTGTATGGCGATCTCGCTTTTGTTAGCTGTAGTTATCAATAAAAGCGTTTACATGAAAGGCTACTTTAAAGTTGCTTTTTTCATGCCCTACATTTCAAGCGTTGTCGCTATTGCTGTGGTCTGGCAAGTGTTGTTTCATCCTTCCGCTGGTCCGATTAATCAGACATTAATGGCTTTAGGGATAGATAACCCGCCAAAGTGGATTGCTGATCCCAATTTTTCCTTGATTTCAGTCATGCTGATTCAAATATGGATTTCTGTTGGGTTTAATTTGATCGTTTATATTGCTGGACTACAAGCGATTCCGAAACAATTGTATGAGGCGGCGGAAATGGATGGAGCCAATGGATGGGATAAATTTCGCAAAATTACGTTTCCGATGGTGTCTCCGACTTCTTTTTTCTTATTGATCACCGGCATTATTGCCAGCTTTAAAGTGTTTGACCTGATCGCGGTGCTAACAAAGGGCGGGCCGATGCATTCCTCCAGTGTACTGGTTTGGCACTTGTATGATACGGCTTTTGTCAATTTAGACATCGGCTATTCATCTGCGATGGCGATGGTCCTATTCGTAATTGTTTTTCTCATTACGATTATCCAATGGGTCGGCCAAAAGAAGTGGGTTAACTACTGAGAAAAAAGGAGAGACGGTTTTGAAACAAATCAATGTACGAAAACTCATTACCACAGTTATTGTTTTCTTGACAAGCCTTTTGTTTTTATTGCCATTCGCTTGGATGCTGTCTACGTCATTTAAAATTGAAGCCGATGTGTTCACTTATCCGATCCAATGGATTCCTGAAAGGTGGAACGGTTTTAACAATTATATGGAAGTATGGTTTGGCGATTATCCTTTCTACCTTTATTATTGGAATTCTTTAAAAGTAGCCGTGTTAACAACTGTCTTATCTTGTACAGTTTCTGCGCTTGCGGCTTACGGGTTTTCAAAAGTGCGGTTCCCAGCAGGCAAATGGTTGTTTTTAATTGTCCTTGCGACATATATGGTTCCGCAGCAGGCGAGTTTAGTGCCCCAGTTTATTTTGTATCGCCAAATTGGCTTGTTCGATAGCCATCTTGGGCTTATTTTGCTAGGGAGTTTCAGTGTTCTAGGAACATTTATGCTGCGGCAATTTTTTATGGGCATTCACGATGAATACATTGAAGCGGCTAAAATTGACGGCGCAGGCCAATGGAAGATCTTTTGGCGGATTGCGCTGCCGATTGTTAAGCCAGCGATTGCCACATATGCGATTTTGCGTTTCATTTGGACATGGAATGATTACCAAAATCCGCTGATTTTTTTACGGACCGATGCTTTATATACGATTCAGTTGGCTATGCAAAAGTTTACAACCATTAATGGCGAGTTTTATTCACTGATTATGGCGGCTGCTGTTTCTGCGATCTTGCCATTGCTACTTATTTTCATCTTCGGGCAAAAGCAAGTAATTGACGGTATTGCGCTTGGTGGGGTCAAAGGGTAAAGGCAAGAATAGATGTCAAATTATTGCTAATATCGGTAAAATTATTTTCGTCTCATGAGAAAAACGCTTTGCTATAATTTTGTTTGAAAGGGTTTTCATGAGGCGTTCAAAGGGGGAGTAAGGATGAAGAGAAAACGAGTGTCCGCTTTTTTTGCTTTTGCCATCTTTATGTCTGGATTGGCAGGTTGTTCTGCTGACAGTACATCT is a genomic window of Shouchella clausii containing:
- a CDS encoding carbohydrate ABC transporter permease, whose protein sequence is MRIQTEELLASSKSARLRKKQKSSLEKNEHIAGWLFVAPMLIGVFMFVLLPIAATFVLSMTDWKFVQSMDQLKWVGFGNFTELMSDRVFLKSLLNNGIFLLTVPICMAISLLLAVVINKSVYMKGYFKVAFFMPYISSVVAIAVVWQVLFHPSAGPINQTLMALGIDNPPKWIADPNFSLISVMLIQIWISVGFNLIVYIAGLQAIPKQLYEAAEMDGANGWDKFRKITFPMVSPTSFFLLITGIIASFKVFDLIAVLTKGGPMHSSSVLVWHLYDTAFVNLDIGYSSAMAMVLFVIVFLITIIQWVGQKKWVNY
- a CDS encoding carbohydrate ABC transporter permease; its protein translation is MKQINVRKLITTVIVFLTSLLFLLPFAWMLSTSFKIEADVFTYPIQWIPERWNGFNNYMEVWFGDYPFYLYYWNSLKVAVLTTVLSCTVSALAAYGFSKVRFPAGKWLFLIVLATYMVPQQASLVPQFILYRQIGLFDSHLGLILLGSFSVLGTFMLRQFFMGIHDEYIEAAKIDGAGQWKIFWRIALPIVKPAIATYAILRFIWTWNDYQNPLIFLRTDALYTIQLAMQKFTTINGEFYSLIMAAAVSAILPLLLIFIFGQKQVIDGIALGGVKG